In Elaeis guineensis isolate ETL-2024a chromosome 1, EG11, whole genome shotgun sequence, a genomic segment contains:
- the LOC105039906 gene encoding prefoldin subunit 2: protein MASRAGGDSREPVNEQAIANTYAAMRSEINQLYSKITELEMEVSEHSLVIGAIQPLDPSRRCYRMIGGVLVERTIREVLPAVQRNKEGLEEVIARLNEALEKKKKEIADFELKHKIKIRRADSDAMDDSNRREGSAQGVLVGPAKE, encoded by the coding sequence GGCGAGCAGAGCTGGTGGTGACAGTAGGGAACCAGTGAATGAGCAAGCAATTGCAAATACGTATGCAGCCATGCGCTCTGAGATCAACCAGCTCTACTCAAAGATCACagagttggagatggaagtaagtGAGCATTCCCTTGTAATTGGTGCAATACAACCGCTCGATCCCTCCAGGCGCTGCTACCGGATGATTGGTGGTGTGCTGGTTGAGAGGACAATCAGGGAGGTCCTGCCTGCAGTGCAGCGCAACAAGGAGGGTCTTGAAGAGGTCATTGCTCGCCTTAATGAGGctttggagaagaagaaaaaggagattgCAGACTTTGAGTTGAAGCATAAGATCAAGATCAGAAGAGCAGACAGTGATGCTATGGACGACAGTAATCGTAGAGAAGGTTCTGCCCAGGGAGTTCTTGTAGGTCCAGCAAAGGAGTAG